A genomic region of Manihot esculenta cultivar AM560-2 chromosome 15, M.esculenta_v8, whole genome shotgun sequence contains the following coding sequences:
- the LOC110602666 gene encoding trafficking protein particle complex subunit 3 → MAPAPVGPRYGDSIFAGGEHVNAEMFSLTYGTIVRQLLTDLEEVEEVNRQLDQMGYNIGIRLVDEFLVKSDVSRCVAFRETAEVIAKVGLKMFLGLSASVTNWNADGTCCSMVLEDNPFVDFVELPDTCQGLYYCNILSGVIRGALEMVSMETQVTWARDMLRGDDAFELRVKLLKQVPEEYPYKDDK, encoded by the exons ATGGCTCCTGCTCCTGTTGGTCCCCGATACGGTGATTCAATCTTCGCGGGTGGCGAGCACGTG AATGCGGAGATGTTTTCATTAACATATGGGACGATTGTACGTCAATTGCTTACGGATTTGGAGGAGGTTGAAGAAGTTAACAGACAGTTAGATCAAAT GGGTTATAATATTGGAATCCGACTGGTTGATGAGTTTTTGGTGAAATCTGATGTCTCCAGATGTGTGGCCTTCAGGGAGACAGCTGAAGTAATTGCAAAG GTGGGTCTCAAAATGTTCCTAGGGTTGAGTGCATCAGTCACCAATTGGAATGCTGATGGGACATGTTGCAGTATGGTTTTGGAGGATAATCCCTTCGTAGATTTTGTTGAGCTTCCTGATACATGTCAAGGCCTATACTACTGCAACATTTTGAGTGGAGTCATTAGAGGGGCACTGGAGATG GTGTCAATGGAGACTCAAGTGACATGGGCTCGTGATATGCTTCGAGGGGATGATGCGTTTGAGTTGCGGGTGAAACTTCTAAAGCAAGTTCCAGAAGAGTACCCATACAAGGATGACAAGTGA